The following proteins come from a genomic window of Gottfriedia acidiceleris:
- the panB gene encoding 3-methyl-2-oxobutanoate hydroxymethyltransferase yields the protein MKTTKDFLNMKQNNDPIVMITAYDYPSALLAEASEVDMILVGDSLGNVVLGYDSTIKVTVDDMIHHSKAVKRGAKNTFIVTDMPFMSYHFSKEEALRSACRIMQEGDAHAVKVEGADENVLEVIKALTIAGVPVVAHLGLTPQSVGVLGGYKVQARDSESAMKLFNDAKKCEEAGAFAIVLECVPKQIAKDITKDLSIPTIGIGAGVDTDGQVLVYHDLITYGVGRVAKFVKQYANVSPTIENAIASYVQEVKTRQFPDTKHSFTMKEEQLKALYGGSSQ from the coding sequence ATGAAAACAACAAAAGATTTTTTAAACATGAAACAAAACAATGATCCAATCGTTATGATTACTGCTTATGATTACCCTTCAGCACTATTAGCAGAAGCAAGTGAAGTAGATATGATTTTAGTTGGTGACTCACTTGGGAATGTTGTCCTAGGATATGATTCTACAATTAAAGTTACTGTAGATGACATGATTCATCACTCAAAAGCTGTTAAACGCGGGGCAAAAAATACGTTTATAGTAACAGATATGCCATTCATGTCTTACCACTTTTCAAAAGAAGAGGCTTTACGTAGTGCATGTCGTATAATGCAAGAAGGGGACGCACACGCTGTGAAGGTTGAAGGCGCAGATGAAAATGTTTTGGAAGTGATTAAAGCATTAACAATCGCAGGAGTACCAGTTGTTGCTCATTTAGGATTGACTCCTCAATCTGTAGGTGTATTAGGTGGCTATAAAGTTCAGGCACGTGACTCTGAAAGTGCGATGAAATTGTTTAACGATGCAAAAAAATGTGAAGAAGCTGGAGCATTTGCAATCGTACTTGAGTGTGTTCCAAAACAAATTGCAAAGGATATTACTAAAGATCTTTCCATTCCAACAATAGGAATAGGTGCTGGTGTTGATACAGATGGTCAAGTACTTGTTTACCATGATTTAATAACATATGGTGTTGGTCGAGTAGCTAAGTTTGTTAAACAGTATGCAAATGTATCTCCAACGATTGAAAATGCAATTGCTTCCTATGTACAAGAAGTTAAAACTAGACAATTTCCAGATACTAAGCATTCGTTTACGATGAAAGAAGAACAGTTAAAGGCGTTATACGGGGGAAGTTCGCAATGA
- the panC gene encoding pantoate--beta-alanine ligase has protein sequence MKVFHTINDLRNELKIHRKNEKSIGFVPTMGFLHEGHASLLEEARKNNDIVVLSIFVNPTQFGPNEDFDRYPRDFERDEKVALNAGVDCLFYPTVEEMYPNELKSTMKVTKRVDVLCGEKRPGHFDGVALVVTKLFNIVQPDQAYFGLKDAQQVAVIEGLVEDFNIPVKINPVPTIREEDGLAKSSRNVYLTDKERQEAPVLYKSLQKAVEEINNGNLNPKQLQQNIISTIQSETSGTVDYVSIYSYPDLEPLNKINGKVIIALAVKFSNARLIDNILISI, from the coding sequence ATGAAAGTGTTTCACACAATAAATGATTTAAGAAATGAATTAAAAATTCACAGAAAAAATGAAAAATCGATTGGATTTGTTCCTACGATGGGTTTTTTACACGAAGGTCATGCATCATTATTAGAAGAAGCTAGAAAAAATAATGATATCGTCGTTTTAAGTATTTTTGTTAATCCGACTCAATTTGGCCCGAATGAAGATTTTGATCGATATCCAAGAGACTTTGAAAGAGATGAAAAAGTTGCACTAAATGCTGGTGTAGATTGCCTCTTTTATCCAACAGTTGAAGAAATGTATCCAAATGAATTAAAATCAACAATGAAAGTAACTAAACGAGTAGATGTCCTTTGTGGTGAAAAAAGACCTGGACATTTTGATGGTGTCGCATTAGTTGTAACAAAATTATTTAATATTGTTCAACCAGACCAGGCTTATTTTGGATTAAAGGATGCTCAGCAAGTCGCTGTAATCGAAGGTTTAGTTGAAGACTTTAATATTCCTGTAAAAATTAATCCAGTTCCAACTATTAGAGAAGAAGATGGATTAGCTAAAAGTTCTAGAAATGTTTATTTAACAGACAAAGAAAGACAAGAAGCACCAGTTCTTTATAAAAGTTTACAAAAAGCAGTTGAAGAGATAAATAATGGGAATTTAAATCCTAAACAACTGCAACAAAATATTATTTCTACAATACAAAGCGAAACATCTGGAACAGTAGATTACGTAAGTATTTATTCTTATCCAGATTTAGAGCCTTTAAATAAAATAAATGGAAAAGTAATTATTGCGTTAGCAGTAAAATTTTCTAATGCTCGCTTAATCGATAATATTTTAATTTCTATTTAA
- the panD gene encoding aspartate 1-decarboxylase encodes MIRTMMRAKLHRATVTEANLNYVGSITIDQDLMDAVDVLENEKVQIVNNNNGARLETYVIPGKRGSGVICLNGAAARLVQEGDKVIIIAYGQVEEEKLDQHEPKIAILNDANEIVEMIGKEIAGTVK; translated from the coding sequence ATGATTCGCACAATGATGAGAGCAAAACTTCATAGAGCTACAGTTACAGAAGCTAATTTAAATTATGTTGGAAGTATTACAATTGATCAAGATTTAATGGATGCTGTTGATGTACTTGAAAACGAAAAAGTTCAAATTGTAAATAATAATAACGGTGCACGACTTGAGACATATGTTATACCAGGAAAACGTGGAAGTGGTGTAATTTGTCTTAATGGTGCAGCAGCTAGATTAGTCCAAGAAGGCGACAAAGTAATTATTATTGCATATGGTCAGGTAGAGGAAGAGAAACTGGATCAACACGAACCAAAGATTGCTATTTTAAATGATGCAAATGAAATTGTCGAAATGATTGGCAAAGAAATTGCAGGTACAGTTAAGTAA